Proteins encoded in a region of the Desulfurococcaceae archaeon genome:
- a CDS encoding NAD(P)H-hydrate dehydratase: protein MGFSAFKVCSVEEMRKIDEEASKQGVTQLLLMEDAGTAVYTVIMLEVGVRGKRFVVVAGTGNNGGDALVAARRIRATGGNVEVFIVGDPNRYREPARTMYEIITKMGIKVEVVRGVEDLEKLAESIKGSDVVVVGLIGTGLKGEVTGLYRDVIKLINEHGKTVVSVDIPSGIDGNNGKVRGVAIKSTYTVTFGLPKYGNVLYPGYHYCGKLYVSRLSYPPELLYSEEVKVELNVPVPLPERVKWGHKGAFGKLLSVAGARYYYGAPYYSSYSFLKAGGGYSRLAAPKSVIPVLAARCGEVVYHPMDETEEGTLALSSYEKILEIVRDHGVDMVILGPGTSLNEETQELVRRLAEGVDKPVIIDGDGITAISKNPEILKQRKSPTILTPHLVEFSRLMGVGVSEVQEDPVNHARKASIELNSYIVLKGAHSLIAYPDGRVYVNMTGNPGMAKAGMGDVLNGAIAALYGIGLRDCGEAARMGTLVHGLAGDLAAKDLGEDGITPDTVLEYLPQAMKLLRENPGYIVENYMPKEI from the coding sequence GTGGGGTTTAGCGCATTTAAGGTCTGTAGTGTCGAAGAAATGAGAAAGATCGATGAAGAGGCGTCTAAGCAGGGAGTAACCCAACTGCTCTTAATGGAGGATGCCGGTACAGCAGTATACACCGTTATAATGCTAGAAGTAGGTGTACGTGGAAAGCGCTTCGTAGTCGTAGCTGGGACAGGTAACAATGGCGGTGATGCCTTGGTAGCGGCTAGGAGGATCCGTGCAACTGGCGGGAACGTGGAAGTGTTCATTGTAGGAGATCCGAACAGGTATCGCGAACCCGCCAGGACAATGTACGAAATAATTACGAAGATGGGCATTAAAGTGGAAGTAGTTAGGGGGGTGGAAGACCTTGAGAAGCTCGCGGAGTCCATTAAGGGAAGCGATGTAGTCGTGGTCGGCTTAATCGGTACTGGTCTAAAAGGAGAGGTTACAGGGCTCTACAGAGACGTCATAAAGCTTATCAACGAGCACGGTAAAACTGTGGTAAGCGTCGACATACCATCGGGTATTGACGGTAACAACGGCAAGGTGCGTGGAGTTGCGATCAAGTCCACGTACACCGTCACCTTCGGCCTACCGAAGTACGGTAACGTACTCTACCCAGGCTACCACTACTGTGGAAAGCTCTACGTGTCGAGGCTCTCATACCCGCCGGAACTCTTGTACTCCGAGGAAGTCAAGGTAGAGCTCAATGTCCCGGTGCCGCTACCGGAGCGCGTTAAATGGGGTCATAAGGGTGCTTTCGGAAAGCTACTCTCCGTGGCAGGTGCTAGGTATTACTACGGTGCACCATACTACAGCTCATACTCGTTCCTGAAAGCGGGTGGAGGGTACTCTAGGTTGGCTGCGCCTAAAAGCGTCATACCGGTGCTAGCAGCCAGGTGTGGTGAGGTCGTCTACCACCCAATGGACGAGACCGAGGAGGGCACGCTCGCGCTTTCGAGCTACGAGAAAATACTGGAGATCGTGAGAGATCATGGAGTGGACATGGTCATACTAGGCCCAGGCACCTCCCTAAACGAAGAAACACAAGAACTCGTCAGGAGGCTGGCGGAAGGGGTAGACAAGCCGGTCATAATAGACGGCGATGGCATTACCGCCATTTCGAAAAACCCGGAAATTCTTAAGCAGAGAAAGAGCCCCACCATACTGACACCACATTTAGTCGAGTTTTCGAGGTTAATGGGGGTTGGAGTGAGTGAGGTCCAGGAAGACCCCGTAAACCATGCTCGGAAGGCATCAATCGAGTTAAACTCCTACATTGTGTTGAAAGGAGCACACTCATTGATAGCTTATCCAGATGGCCGTGTATACGTAAATATGACCGGTAACCCGGGCATGGCTAAGGCAGGCATGGGGGACGTGCTTAACGGTGCCATAGCTGCCCTCTATGGAATAGGTCTTAGGGACTGCGGCGAAGCTGCACGCATGGGCACGCTGGTGCACGGGCTTGCAGGAGACCTTGCCGCGAAAGACCTGGGAGAAGATGGTATTACGCCCGATACCGTATTGGAGTACTTACCACAGGCTATGAAGCTCCTACGCGAGAACCCCGGGTACATAGTCGAGAATTACATGCCCAAGGAAATATAG